One genomic segment of Bifidobacterium breve DSM 20213 = JCM 1192 includes these proteins:
- a CDS encoding fumarylacetoacetate hydrolase family protein, whose protein sequence is MRLARFSLNDSPRYAFVQKDETDGKDYLIELDGHPLAGGQVTPTGNRYPVDGDGIRLLSPVIPSKVYGLAKNYEAHAQFMHEAGHSEIAHAPENMVIFTKPSTSVIGPDDPIVYPACSKDMNFEPEVAVVMGRIAKNVSVENAMDYVLGFTCVNDVTLRDLQGIDPTWTRAKGFDTSCPLGPWIVMRDDLNWKDAEISFTLNGEDVPMASGTTANLIHGIPEQIAAISSFSTLLPGDVIMTGTPNASGHLDPGDETIVHVEGIGDLRNVIVRA, encoded by the coding sequence ATGAGACTCGCACGTTTTTCTTTGAATGATTCGCCGCGCTACGCCTTCGTGCAGAAGGACGAAACGGACGGCAAGGACTACCTCATCGAGCTGGACGGTCATCCGCTGGCCGGCGGCCAAGTCACTCCTACCGGTAATCGTTACCCGGTTGATGGCGATGGCATCCGCCTACTTTCTCCAGTGATTCCTTCCAAGGTCTACGGTCTGGCCAAGAACTATGAGGCGCACGCCCAGTTCATGCACGAGGCCGGCCATTCGGAAATCGCCCATGCGCCTGAGAACATGGTGATTTTCACCAAGCCGTCCACCTCGGTGATTGGCCCCGATGATCCGATCGTGTACCCGGCCTGCTCCAAGGACATGAACTTCGAGCCGGAAGTGGCCGTGGTGATGGGTCGTATTGCCAAGAACGTATCCGTTGAGAACGCAATGGATTACGTGCTTGGCTTCACCTGCGTGAACGACGTGACGCTGCGCGACCTGCAGGGCATCGATCCCACATGGACGCGAGCCAAGGGATTCGATACCTCCTGCCCGCTCGGCCCGTGGATTGTGATGCGCGATGACCTGAATTGGAAGGACGCCGAGATTTCGTTCACGCTGAACGGCGAGGACGTGCCGATGGCATCCGGTACTACCGCAAACCTGATTCACGGCATCCCTGAGCAGATCGCCGCAATCTCCAGCTTCTCCACACTGCTGCCCGGCGACGTAATCATGACCGGTACGCCGAATGCTTCCGGTCATCTTGATCCCGGTGACGAGACCATTGTGCACGTCGAGGGTATTGGCGATCTGCGCAACGTGATTGTGCGGGCGTAG
- a CDS encoding AEC family transporter: MIFQAGSLLLVIIGAYALKHVHIFDERDYRVVQGLVFNLTLPCAIILSFATNKHDMRMLWIVLFGFFACAIPLFIVYIGSRGDEKNYRAFQMLNASGLNLGAFCLPVVQTFMGASAGLPIIMLDIGNATVATAGSLTITRTLLHMDENFKSLPLILRLRNIARDFLSSISFDIYMLMLVFMFLHITIPQPIVTIITPFANANAFCAMAMIGLMMEIPDNRKDKVELGKVITWRMVFGAIIAVAAWFLLPFDMRIREIIVLGSFAPITIFSTKFTDSLTGNAKLAGFSLTVTAIISLAVMTVLHALLPGA; the protein is encoded by the coding sequence ATGATTTTCCAAGCCGGTTCGCTACTGCTCGTTATTATCGGCGCCTACGCACTCAAGCACGTCCATATTTTCGATGAACGCGATTACAGGGTTGTTCAAGGACTGGTGTTCAACCTCACGCTGCCGTGCGCGATTATCCTGTCGTTCGCCACTAACAAGCACGATATGCGCATGCTGTGGATTGTGCTGTTCGGCTTCTTCGCCTGCGCGATTCCGCTGTTCATCGTGTATATCGGATCGCGTGGCGACGAGAAGAACTACCGCGCCTTCCAAATGCTCAACGCCTCGGGACTGAATCTCGGCGCGTTCTGTCTGCCGGTGGTGCAGACCTTTATGGGTGCATCCGCTGGCTTGCCGATCATCATGCTCGATATCGGCAACGCCACCGTGGCCACGGCAGGTTCACTGACCATCACGCGCACGCTGCTGCATATGGACGAGAACTTCAAATCGCTGCCGCTTATCCTGCGCCTGCGCAACATTGCCCGTGATTTTCTGAGTTCGATTTCGTTCGACATCTACATGCTGATGCTGGTGTTCATGTTCCTGCACATCACGATTCCGCAGCCTATCGTCACAATCATTACGCCATTTGCCAACGCGAACGCTTTCTGCGCCATGGCGATGATCGGACTCATGATGGAGATTCCAGACAACCGTAAAGACAAGGTGGAGCTGGGCAAGGTAATCACCTGGCGTATGGTGTTCGGCGCAATTATCGCCGTAGCGGCATGGTTCCTGCTGCCGTTTGACATGAGAATCCGCGAAATCATCGTGCTGGGCTCCTTTGCCCCAATCACGATTTTCTCGACCAAGTTCACCGATTCGTTGACCGGCAATGCCAAGCTCGCCGGCTTCTCATTAACAGTGACGGCCATCATCAGCTTGGCGGTGATGACCGTCTTGCACGCGCTTCTACCGGGAGCGTAA
- the clpB gene encoding ATP-dependent chaperone ClpB, translated as MEQKFTTMAQEAVGDAIQSASAAGNAQVETLHVMDALLRQENGVVRSLIEAAGGDPQAIGAAVRNALVALPSASGSSTSQPQASRQLTAAIAQAEKEMQQMGDEYVSTEHLLIGIAASKPNQSAEILEKNGVTAASLRKAVPGVRGGAKVTSPDAEGSYKALEKYSTDLTAAAKEGKLDPVIGRDQEIRRVIQILSRRTKNNPVLIGEPGVGKTAVVEGLAQRIVAGDVPTTLQGKKLISLDLGSMVAGSKYRGEFEERLKSVLNEIKNADGQIITFIDEIHTIVGAGAAEGSMDAGNMLKPMLARGELRLIGATTLDEYRENIEKDPALERRFQQVFVGEPSVEDTIAILRGLKQRYEAHHKVTIGDDALVAAATLSNRYISGRQLPDKAIDLVDEAAAHLRMELDSSPEEIDELQRKVTRLEMEEMQLKKAEDPASKERLGKLQAELADTREKLSGLKARWDAEQAGHNKVGDLRAKLDDLRVQADKFTREGNLAEASKILYGEIPAIQKELAAAESADAESADAGAENPADEPMVPDRVDADSVAEIVSDWTGIPVGRLMQGENEKLLHMEDYLGKRVIGQKEAIAAVSDAVRRSRAGISDPNRPTGSFLFLGPTGVGKTELAKALADFLFDDEKAMVRIDMSEYMEKASVSRLIGAAPGYVGYEQGGQLTEAVRRRPYSVVLFDEVEKANPEIFDVLLQVLDDGRLTDGQGRTVDFKNTILIMTSNLGSQFLVNEDMDADAKKKAVMDAVHMNFKPEFLNRLDDIVMFHPLTREELGGIVDIQVKGVAQRLTDRRITLDVTDSAREWLANTGYDPAYGARPLRRLVQTEVGDQLARMLLAGKVHDGDTVLVDQTGGEHLELSAWASDQIASDDPDMSVDNVSEDK; from the coding sequence ATGGAACAGAAGTTCACCACTATGGCCCAAGAAGCCGTCGGCGACGCGATTCAGAGTGCGTCCGCCGCAGGAAACGCGCAGGTCGAGACCCTGCACGTCATGGATGCGTTGCTGCGTCAGGAAAACGGCGTGGTGCGCTCCCTCATCGAGGCCGCGGGCGGAGACCCACAGGCCATCGGCGCTGCCGTGCGTAACGCTTTGGTCGCGCTGCCGAGTGCGTCCGGCTCCAGCACTTCGCAGCCGCAGGCCAGCCGTCAGCTGACCGCAGCCATCGCCCAGGCCGAGAAGGAAATGCAGCAGATGGGCGACGAATACGTCTCCACCGAGCACCTGCTCATCGGCATCGCGGCCAGCAAGCCGAACCAGTCGGCTGAAATCCTGGAGAAAAACGGCGTCACCGCCGCTTCCCTGCGTAAGGCTGTGCCCGGCGTGCGCGGCGGCGCGAAAGTCACCAGCCCGGACGCGGAAGGCTCGTACAAGGCTTTGGAGAAGTACTCTACCGACCTGACGGCCGCCGCCAAGGAAGGCAAGCTCGACCCGGTCATCGGCCGTGACCAGGAGATTCGCCGTGTGATTCAGATTCTGAGCCGCCGTACCAAGAACAATCCTGTGCTGATCGGTGAGCCTGGCGTCGGCAAGACCGCCGTCGTGGAGGGCTTGGCCCAGCGTATCGTGGCGGGCGACGTGCCCACCACCCTGCAGGGCAAGAAGCTCATCTCCCTTGACCTGGGCTCCATGGTGGCCGGCTCGAAGTACCGTGGTGAGTTCGAGGAGCGCCTGAAGAGCGTGCTCAACGAAATCAAGAACGCGGACGGCCAGATCATCACCTTCATCGACGAGATCCATACCATCGTCGGCGCGGGTGCGGCCGAAGGCTCCATGGATGCCGGCAATATGCTCAAGCCCATGCTGGCCCGCGGCGAGCTGCGACTGATCGGCGCGACCACGCTGGACGAGTACCGCGAGAACATCGAGAAGGATCCGGCACTGGAGCGTCGTTTCCAGCAGGTGTTCGTGGGCGAGCCTTCCGTGGAAGACACCATCGCCATTCTGCGTGGCCTGAAGCAGCGTTACGAGGCTCACCATAAGGTAACAATCGGCGATGACGCGTTGGTTGCCGCCGCAACCCTGTCGAACCGCTACATTTCGGGTCGTCAGCTGCCGGACAAGGCCATCGATCTGGTGGATGAGGCGGCTGCCCACCTGCGTATGGAGCTCGACTCCTCGCCTGAGGAGATCGATGAGCTGCAGCGCAAGGTGACCCGTCTCGAGATGGAGGAAATGCAGCTCAAGAAGGCCGAGGATCCCGCGTCCAAGGAGCGTCTGGGCAAGCTGCAAGCCGAACTCGCGGACACCCGTGAGAAGCTCAGCGGCCTCAAGGCGCGTTGGGATGCGGAACAGGCCGGCCATAACAAGGTCGGTGACCTGCGTGCCAAGCTCGATGACCTGCGTGTGCAGGCGGATAAGTTCACCCGTGAGGGAAATCTGGCTGAGGCCTCGAAGATTCTGTACGGAGAGATTCCGGCCATTCAGAAGGAGCTCGCCGCTGCGGAAAGCGCGGATGCCGAATCTGCTGATGCGGGTGCCGAGAATCCGGCTGATGAGCCGATGGTTCCGGACCGCGTGGACGCCGACTCGGTGGCTGAAATCGTCTCCGACTGGACCGGCATTCCCGTTGGCCGCCTGATGCAGGGCGAAAACGAGAAGCTGCTGCACATGGAGGACTACCTCGGCAAGCGCGTGATCGGCCAGAAGGAAGCCATCGCCGCCGTGTCCGACGCGGTGCGTCGTTCGCGTGCCGGTATCTCCGACCCGAACCGTCCGACCGGATCGTTCCTGTTCCTTGGTCCCACCGGTGTGGGTAAGACCGAGCTGGCCAAGGCGCTCGCCGACTTCCTGTTCGACGACGAGAAGGCCATGGTCCGCATCGACATGTCCGAATACATGGAGAAGGCTTCGGTCTCGCGCCTGATCGGCGCGGCTCCGGGCTACGTGGGTTACGAGCAGGGCGGTCAGCTGACCGAAGCCGTGCGCCGTCGCCCGTACTCCGTGGTGCTGTTCGATGAGGTCGAAAAGGCCAATCCGGAGATCTTCGACGTGCTGCTGCAGGTACTCGATGATGGCCGCCTGACCGATGGTCAGGGCAGGACCGTGGACTTCAAGAACACGATCCTGATCATGACCTCCAACTTGGGCTCGCAGTTCCTCGTGAACGAGGACATGGACGCCGACGCCAAGAAAAAGGCCGTGATGGATGCGGTCCACATGAACTTCAAGCCGGAGTTCCTGAACCGTTTGGACGATATTGTCATGTTCCACCCGCTCACGCGCGAGGAGCTTGGCGGCATCGTGGATATCCAGGTCAAGGGCGTGGCCCAGCGCCTGACCGACCGTCGCATCACGCTGGACGTCACCGATTCGGCTCGCGAGTGGCTGGCCAACACCGGCTACGACCCGGCCTATGGCGCTCGTCCGCTGCGTCGCTTGGTGCAGACCGAAGTTGGCGACCAGCTGGCCCGCATGTTGCTGGCCGGCAAGGTCCACGACGGCGACACCGTGCTCGTCGACCAGACCGGCGGCGAACACCTGGAGCTCTCCGCCTGGGCGAGTGACCAGATTGCCTCCGACGATCCGGACATGAGCGTAGACAACGTCTCCGAAGACAAGTGA